One segment of Phycisphaerae bacterium DNA contains the following:
- a CDS encoding diaminopimelate epimerase — MKFTKLHGLGNDYVYVSLFDQRVADPGALARAVSDRHRGIGSDGLIIVAPPDVPDAHVRMIMYNVDGTRGEMCGNGIRCVAKLAYDHGLARHNPLRVQTDRGVLTLELRLDAVGRVAEVRVDMGPPILEPRQIPIALAGPRVVGYPLPLAGQTLSLTAVSTGNPHAVLLVPDVARVPLSDWGPQVECHALFPQRTNVHFAEVLSPQRLRMITWERGSGATQACGTGASAVCVAGVLNALTERAVTVELPGGELQIEWDAATDHVFMTGPATEVFTGEWPE; from the coding sequence CTGAAATTCACCAAGCTGCACGGGCTGGGCAACGACTACGTCTACGTGAGTCTGTTTGACCAGCGCGTCGCTGATCCGGGCGCGCTGGCCCGCGCGGTCAGCGACCGCCATCGCGGCATCGGCAGCGACGGTCTGATCATCGTGGCGCCGCCGGACGTGCCCGATGCGCACGTGCGTATGATCATGTACAACGTGGACGGCACGCGCGGCGAGATGTGCGGCAACGGCATTCGCTGCGTGGCGAAGCTCGCGTATGACCACGGACTGGCGCGGCACAATCCGCTGCGTGTGCAGACCGACCGCGGCGTGCTCACGCTGGAGTTGCGGCTGGATGCGGTCGGGCGCGTGGCCGAGGTGCGCGTGGACATGGGCCCACCGATCCTCGAACCGCGCCAAATTCCGATCGCACTGGCTGGACCGCGCGTGGTTGGCTATCCGTTGCCACTGGCGGGGCAGACGCTTTCGCTGACGGCGGTGTCAACCGGCAATCCCCACGCGGTGTTGCTCGTGCCGGATGTCGCGCGCGTGCCGCTGAGCGATTGGGGGCCGCAGGTTGAATGCCACGCGCTGTTCCCGCAGCGGACCAACGTACACTTCGCCGAGGTGCTGAGCCCGCAGCGCCTGCGCATGATCACCTGGGAACGCGGCTCCGGCGCTACCCAGGCGTGCGGCACCGGCGCGTCGGCCGTGTGTGTGGCCGGCGTATTGAACGCGCTGACGGAGCGCGCGGTCACAGTCGAGTTGCCCGGCGGCGAGCTGCAAATCGAATGGGACGCGGCGACCGATCACGTCTTCATGACCGGTCCGGCGACCGAAGTGTTCACGGGCGAATGGCCGGAGTAG
- a CDS encoding CDP-alcohol phosphatidyltransferase family protein, with the protein MTESTSDPGKDFAALRATGDPVGASKSIGMAFVRARDKLARHLLAAGATPNRITIAGFLVTCAAGYCLARGASHTVPYFASASGPTSWWPALAAVFLILAGACDMLDGAVARVGGLGSRAGAVLDSSVDRFSDMAIYIGCFLHFALHAPMNITYQVLAVVALCNAFLISYVKARAENVIDDCSVGYWLRGERFAAVLIGCIVGHVPAVLWQMAISCFFTVWRRMEYTYHTLQAVDAGRPPPPRGPVPGWRGVLQLWRRPRGSVAYDVVTGAHIAYIIFAPCLWPALLGTGTYADPLRGWLAG; encoded by the coding sequence ATGACGGAATCCACCAGCGACCCTGGCAAGGACTTCGCCGCCCTGCGGGCCACGGGCGACCCGGTCGGCGCCAGCAAGTCGATCGGCATGGCATTCGTCCGGGCGCGCGACAAGCTCGCCCGGCACCTGCTCGCGGCGGGGGCGACGCCGAACCGAATCACCATCGCCGGCTTCCTCGTGACCTGTGCCGCGGGCTATTGCCTGGCGCGCGGGGCGTCCCACACGGTGCCCTACTTTGCCTCAGCATCCGGTCCGACGAGCTGGTGGCCCGCGCTCGCGGCGGTGTTCCTGATCCTGGCGGGGGCCTGCGACATGTTGGACGGGGCGGTCGCGCGCGTCGGCGGACTCGGCTCGCGCGCCGGCGCGGTACTGGACTCGTCAGTCGATCGCTTCAGCGACATGGCGATCTACATCGGCTGCTTCCTGCATTTCGCGCTGCACGCGCCCATGAACATCACGTACCAGGTGCTCGCCGTCGTGGCCCTGTGCAACGCCTTCCTGATCAGCTATGTCAAAGCGCGGGCCGAGAACGTCATCGACGATTGCTCGGTGGGCTACTGGCTGCGCGGCGAGCGCTTCGCCGCCGTGCTCATCGGTTGCATCGTCGGTCACGTGCCGGCCGTGCTGTGGCAGATGGCGATCTCGTGCTTCTTCACCGTCTGGCGGCGGATGGAGTACACGTACCACACGCTGCAGGCCGTCGATGCGGGTCGGCCGCCGCCGCCGCGCGGACCGGTCCCGGGCTGGCGCGGCGTGCTGCAGCTCTGGCGGCGCCCGCGGGGCTCCGTGGCGTACGACGTCGTCACGGGCGCGCACATCGCCTACATCATTTTCGCCCCCTGCCTCTGGCCGGCATTGCTCGGGACGGGCACCTACGCCGACCCGCTGCGCGGTTGGCTCGCCGGTTGA
- a CDS encoding J domain-containing protein yields MAQPQDNEAFRRFLRHVWRDHVTPLLRDQRAEQRKKAARVGGKFAAATGLFVDGLLGLKGKPFGRFMTVMGSSLGALLPDVWDWEWLRESAAPAEREVVQEQVCRAAAELPEADALALFDLDASATREELKHVWRDVLQRWHPDKAPDEQSRAEHHVRFLAYKTAYERLCRAYDEGRLPREPKP; encoded by the coding sequence ATGGCACAGCCGCAGGACAACGAGGCGTTTCGGCGTTTTCTCCGCCACGTGTGGCGCGACCACGTGACGCCACTGCTGCGCGACCAGCGGGCGGAGCAGCGGAAGAAGGCGGCGCGGGTCGGGGGCAAGTTCGCGGCGGCGACGGGGCTGTTCGTGGACGGGCTGCTGGGGCTCAAGGGCAAGCCGTTCGGGCGGTTCATGACGGTGATGGGGTCGAGCCTGGGGGCGCTGCTGCCGGACGTGTGGGACTGGGAGTGGCTGCGCGAGTCGGCGGCGCCGGCGGAGCGCGAGGTGGTGCAGGAGCAGGTGTGCCGGGCGGCGGCGGAGTTGCCGGAGGCGGACGCGCTGGCGCTGTTCGACTTGGACGCGAGCGCGACGCGCGAGGAGCTCAAGCATGTCTGGCGGGATGTCTTGCAGCGGTGGCATCCGGACAAGGCGCCGGACGAGCAGTCGCGCGCGGAGCATCACGTGCGGTTTCTGGCATACAAGACGGCGTACGAGCGGCTGTGCCGGGCGTACGATGAAGGGCGGCTGCCGAGGGAGCCGAAGCCTTAA